A genomic region of Dreissena polymorpha isolate Duluth1 chromosome 4, UMN_Dpol_1.0, whole genome shotgun sequence contains the following coding sequences:
- the LOC127879302 gene encoding molybdopterin synthase catalytic subunit-like: MDSVDVTTEPISVDHLTQLVSSPKCGAISMFLGTTRDNFQGKNVIQLEYEAYEPMARKEMQKICAEIREQWSVENIAIVHRIGVVPVMEASVAILVSSPHRSESLAAVEYGINKLKATVPIWKKELYDDGTCSWKQNSECCHVSNKHANTS; the protein is encoded by the exons ATGGACTCGGTTGATGTAACAACAGAACCGATCTCTGTGGACCACCTCACACAGCTAGTGTCTTCACCAAAATGTGGGGCCATATCCATGTTTCTTG GCACAACCAGGGACAACTTCCAAGGCAAGAATGTCATACAGCTGGAGTATGAGGCATATGAACCAATGGCCCGCAAAGAAATGCAGAAAATATGTGCAGAAATCCGGGAACAGTGGAGCGTCGAAAACATTGCCATTGTCCACAGAATTGG GGTGGTACCAGTGATGGAGGCGAGTGTTGCTATCCTGGTGTCCTCTCCACATCGAAGTGAATCCCTGGCTGCTGTAGAGTATGGCATCAACAAACTCAAGGCCACTGTCCCCATATGGAAGAAG GAGCTGTATGATGATGGAACTTGTTCCTGGAAACAGAACTCTGAATGTTGTCATGTGTCCAACAAACATGCAAACACATCCTGA